In the genome of Raphanus sativus cultivar WK10039 chromosome 4, ASM80110v3, whole genome shotgun sequence, one region contains:
- the LOC108851923 gene encoding heavy metal-associated isoprenylated plant protein 9 produces MGEEVKPEANEAVSAPEAVPEPASAEDEKKDVAVEKQAATEEEKPTVEEDPQPPPPPPPFILYVDLHCVGCAKKIQRSILKIRGVEEVVMDMNENQVTIKGVLDPQAVCNKIKKKTKRMAKVLSPLPAAEGEPLPPVITSQVSGLATVELNVNMHCEACADQLKKKILKMRGVQTTVTEHTTGKVIVTGTMDEEKLVDYVYRQTKKQARIVPQPDPEPGKPEAEEEKKEESGEGGEEAAETGGEKEAGDEKEGDGGGAEMEAAEEMGGWEEEGMKRMMYYYQPSYVIERVPPPQLFSDENPNACCIS; encoded by the exons ATGGGAGAAGAAGTTAAACCA GAAGCAAACGAGGCAGTCTCTGCTCCAGAGGCCGTCCCAGAGCCCGCCTCTGCGGAGGATGAGAAGAAAGATGTGGCGGTGGAGAAGCAAGCAGCGACCGAGGAGGAAAAACCAACTGTGGAGGAGGACCCGCAGCCGCCACCACCGCCTCCACCATTCATACTATACGTCGACTTGCATTGTGTAGGATGTGCTAAGAAGATCCAAAGATCTATACTAAAAATTAGAG GTGTGGAAGAAGTGGTGATGGACATGAATGAGAACCAAGTGACGATAAAAGGAGTGTTGGATCCGCAAGCAGTGTGCAACAAaatcaagaagaagactaaAAGAATGGCCAAAGTCCTCTCACCGCTTCCGGCGGCTGAGGGAGAACCGCTGCCACCGGTCATAACCTCTCAAGTCTCCGGTCTCGCCACCGTCGAGCTCAACGTCAACATGCACTGTGAAGCTTGTGCTGACCAGCTAAAGAAGAAGATTCTCAAAATGAGAG GGGTCCAAACAACTGTGACGGAGCACACCACCGGAAAAGTGATAGTGACCGGGACGATGGACGAAGAGAAACTTGTTGACTACGTCTACCGTCAGACCAAAAAGCAGGCCCGGATCGTACCCCAACCCGACCCGGAACCTGGAAAACCTGAGGCCGAGGAAGAAAAGAAGGAGGAGAGCGGTGAAGGCGGAGAGGAAGCCGCAGAAACAGGAGGAGAGAAGGAGGCGGGAGATGAAAAGGAAGGGGACGGTGGCGGAGCAGAGATGGAGGCTGCGGAGGAGATGGGTGGGTGGGAAGAAGAAGGGATGAAGAGGATGATGTATTATTATCAGCCTTCATACGTCATAGAAAGGGTTCCCCCGCCGCAGCTTTTCAGCGACGAGAACCCTAACGCTTGTTGCATTTCTTAA